In Rhodopirellula sp. P2, the DNA window ACGAGCACTCTCAGTCACCCGACTTCCTCGGCAACGAGTTCTTGCTGTGGTTGTGGTGGATGCTGGAAACAGAGACCGACACCATCGAAACGTTCGATGGGACCGAGGTCACGCTGATGTTGGCCAAGACGCTGTCGCTGGAATGTCCCGTGGGTGAATCGGGCAAGGAATCGATTTCGGCGGAGTGCCCAGTGAAGTTGCCGGAAGCGATGCGAGCGATCCAGAGTGGCAAGTTGCCTCGCAAGACAGGCATGACGCTGATCCGCGAAGGCCAGCAGTTTGACCTGACTCTGCAAGCCGAAACGTTCGGGATCAGCGGCGCTCGAATCCACTTGGACGAAGACGACAACGACTTTGGTCCCGAGGATCGTATCGAAGCCGTGCGAACACTTAGCGACACAATCGACGGGCTGTTCCACACGTTCTGTGATCGCCGAACCGGTGAAGCTTGGTCGGCTGATCTGGATGGGATTCGGGGCTGGTTGGCACCAACCCAAGCGGCCAGGAAATCGGCCGCCTGATCGGTTCCAGTTTGATCAGAAGGTGTCAGCTGCAATGACTTCGTAATTGGCCCGGGTCACCAAGGCGTGGTAGACATCCAGGTCAATGAACTGGGAGAGCATTCTCACGGATCCATCGCTGAGGATGAACTGGGCGCCTGCCGCGTGGTAGCTGCTGAAGTCTTCAAAGTGGCCGACGTCGCTGTTGGGAGTGTGGTCAGCGGCGCCCACGATGCGAGACGCGGCGGCATTGGCTTCGGGGATCAACCCCTGCCAGATCGAGCCGCCCAGGCGACTGTTGCGTTCGCCGACCATCACGGTCTGGCTCAGTCCATCCAGGACGTCGCGAAAACGGTGCCGGCTGTTGCCGTAGAACAGCCCGTCGCCGTGATACATGTCTTCATGGATGTCGAAGGTGCCGAACACGCCCGCGTAATTGCTCTTGGCGATTTGAAAAAGGAATTCGTCGCCGTCGTCGACGTTGTGGCCGGTTTCGTGATCATCCTCGTGGTCATCGTCATCGTCATCATGATTGTCGTTCAGCGCGCTGGCGTGTTCGTGCTCGTGCCCATCGCCGTCGCCGTGCGCTTCGGCGATGAAGAACAGTGTCTCAAGCGGATCGCTGGGGCACATGTAGCTGGGGATCGACGATTCGCGAGCTTGCTGGTTTTGGTCTTCTTCGATGGCCATCCCAAAGCGAATGGTTTCGTAGACGTTGCCGGCTTCCATTTGCGGGGTGATGGCCGCGGCCCAGCCCCAGCCGGGTTCGTGGTGATCGGTGTCATCGGCCAACCAGCCACTGGGCAATTGGTTGAAGATCCCGTGGTAGTTGTGCAGGGCGAGGCCCATTTGGTGCAGGTTGTTCTGGCACGACATCCGGCGGGCCGCTTCCCGTGCCGCTTGGACGGCAGGAAGCAGGAGGCCAACCAGGACGCCAATGATGGCGATCACGACCAACAGTTCGACCAGGGTGAAGGCGTGGTGTGCTGGAGCGCCGAGAGCCGGGCGTCGAGACGGATGGGAGGGCGCGCGTGATGCGCGGGCGGAAGTGGCTGGCATGAAATGAGACCTGAAAATGAGGGCGCAAGGGCTCTCGAATGAAGACAGTGAGTTTGCGTTACAGTGAAATTGAATTTCACCGCAACCCAGAACGGCAGTTTTCAGGTCAAAGAAGGGGGGCCGCGTGTGTACGGACGCCAGCAAGCGGTCGAGTCTTCATGGACGGTTGATTCAATCCGGTGACTCGCAGTGCACCGAACCATTTCGCGATGCACTGAGACAGCGATCGGGCTTTCGGCCATCGTGCGAGCGTTGCACAACGCACAGAGATCGCTGCATTGGTGAGAATGCTGATGCTCCGACGCGATTTTCGCGGTCGGCGGGCTCGTTTCCGAAACCAGCAATTCGTCCGAGCAACCTGGGGGCAACGGTGCGTGCTGCACCGCGTCCGCTGGGCTCAACTGTGAGCAACAGCCAGCCGCTTCGTCCGGCGAATGCGTGTGGGAACACGCATCATGCATTCCGGCATGGGAATGGCCCGAATCACACGTCACCACATGATGGTGGGCTGCTGGCAAAAGCCAGCCACCGACCACATAGGCGATCAAAGCGATTCGACGGACCCAGAGTTCCACGCGGTTCCAAATGGTTGGAGTTGTTCGGTTCCGTCGGCGGTTTTTCGCCCGACGGAAAGGTTCTTGGTGCAATTACAGGCGAAACCGGCTCGCGGTTCAATGCGAATTTCGCAAACTTCTTGCGAAGTTTGTGCTCGATTCGACTTCGATTCACCAATTCAGAGGTGCTTGCCAAGCCGATTTGGCGGTCGCAATGTCGGTTTCCAACACCACCGTGTTCCCGTCTCGGATGGTGAATTTGTCGGATTCGATGACTTTGCCGAGTTGGGTCAGGCTGATCCCCGCGTCCGCGAAGATCTTCGCCAGTGCGTCGGCTGATTCCGGAGCGCATTCGATCAGGAATCGCGTGTTCGATTCGCTGAACAGCACTTCCGTGGCCGACAACGCCGCGGCGGTTTGCACGCCGTCGTTGGAGGGCTGTTCGCGAGCGACGGATGCCAGGTCGAGTTCCATTCCCAGTCCGCCCGCCAGGGCCATC includes these proteins:
- a CDS encoding DUF1559 family PulG-like putative transporter, with the translated sequence MPATSARASRAPSHPSRRPALGAPAHHAFTLVELLVVIAIIGVLVGLLLPAVQAAREAARRMSCQNNLHQMGLALHNYHGIFNQLPSGWLADDTDHHEPGWGWAAAITPQMEAGNVYETIRFGMAIEEDQNQQARESSIPSYMCPSDPLETLFFIAEAHGDGDGHEHEHASALNDNHDDDDDDHEDDHETGHNVDDGDEFLFQIAKSNYAGVFGTFDIHEDMYHGDGLFYGNSRHRFRDVLDGLSQTVMVGERNSRLGGSIWQGLIPEANAAASRIVGAADHTPNSDVGHFEDFSSYHAAGAQFILSDGSVRMLSQFIDLDVYHALVTRANYEVIAADTF